The DNA region GGTTCCTCGCCATCTGCTTGCCTCTTAAGAGAATCATGACAGGAAGAATCGCTAAGGTTATTATTGTAAGTACTTGGCTGATTCCTTGCCTTTCAAGTGCCCCAATGTTGGTAGCAAACATTGTCGTAGAAGATCATGGAcagtttttttgtattgaaaagtGGCCAGTTCCTTTCGACGACGAAAAGACAGCAAGGGATTACACAATAATTCTGTTTGTGCTCTTCTACGCTCTTCCATTAATAATCATATCAACTTTGTACAGTTGCGTCATCTATAAGATCTGGCGAAGGAGGGCTCCAGGACACCGCTTGGCCTCAACTACTCGACTTTACACCCGTAGcagaaaaaaagcattaaaaatgTTCATGGCAATCGTTCTTTGTTTCGCACTTTGCTGGCTTCCGTATCACGTCTTGTTCTTTTTAGAGACCTTCGATACGGACTTTTACAAATGTGGAGTGCCTCTAACTGCGgcctttgtttctttttttctctcccatGCCTTAAGTGCACTGAACCCATGCATATACCTGATATTCAACAAAGACTATCGAACTGGGGTAAAGCGTTTGCTAGGATCCTGTGCTAAGTGGTCAGATACGGTACACCCTGAATTTAACACTGGTAGTGATATTAACACACAAACAGGCGTCCAGGAGGATCGGGAGATGACCACGTTTCAAGCTCAAAGTCCTCAAAGCGGCATCAGAAACTCATCACtgagaacaataaaaaaaaagtagcaatcAAAATGATCCTAATTTCAAAGCACCTATGGTTAGGTtcaatcttggtttcaaatatTTATCATGAACATGGTATACGCTCGATTCCAGAAACATTGACATTGGAAAAGCGTTAGACAATAAATTCTGAAATCCAACTAAATGGGTACGCTTGTGTAAAAGATAATAGCTATAATTATTGTTCTCGGCGAAAGATGGATGCCATTCACACATTCCTGAtagaaaagaattattttaaaaaaattatttcagtctTCAAATTTAACTAATGATTTATGTAAATCATAATTACCGTATTCCGTGGTTCAAGCATTTAAGGTTTCCACATTTTTGCAACTGAGTGAGTATATCATAATCGCTGGCTAACTGAACCGAGTGTGATAAGCCAAGTATTGTTAATTTTTGGAGCAGctta from Pocillopora verrucosa isolate sample1 chromosome 1, ASM3666991v2, whole genome shotgun sequence includes:
- the LOC131771596 gene encoding substance-K receptor-like, with the translated sequence MSFVNTNQTNDTFSDEDDYYLDDGCPPSKEATRLQYLTKVMMYALMIVVSLIGNVLIISVTRRTRSMQKVAFHFVVNMAIADLVTTLINMPEALTVEIRNSDDWLVTGDAGVILCKLLPLCQDVCAFCSILSLLAIALDRFLAICLPLKRIMTGRIAKVIIVSTWLIPCLSSAPMLVANIVVEDHGQFFCIEKWPVPFDDEKTARDYTIILFVLFYALPLIIISTLYSCVIYKIWRRRAPGHRLASTTRLYTRSRKKALKMFMAIVLCFALCWLPYHVLFFLETFDTDFYKCGVPLTAAFVSFFLSHALSALNPCIYLIFNKDYRTGVKRLLGSCAKWSDTVHPEFNTGSDINTQTGVQEDREMTTFQAQSPQSGIRNSSLRTIKKK